From the genome of Armatimonadota bacterium:
GCTGGCATGATTGTGGCTCGCCTCCTTTATTTTCTCACAAAAATGAATTCGGCGTTGACCGTCCATTTTCATGCCAGCAGCCTCATCTTTTACCTATTAAAATTCCGTAGATTTGACACGCACCCTGTTATGGCTATTGACTTTACTGTTTAATAAATCTACAATACAAGCAAGTCCAAAATCACTAAAGTGGCGACCTACGGGTTGCCTGGCGCGGCGGTTACGGGCTCTCTGGACAATATGTAGTCTGGTCAAGACATTGACCTCCGTTGGTTTGGTGGCGAGAGCAGGAATTGCAGTATAGCTCTTCCGTTACTATCGCAGAAACCTATGGAGAGAGAGGCCGAATGATACCCGCTTCGGGTGGTCATTCGGTTTTTTTGCATTTGCCGCGGGAAGGGTTATAGTCATGATCCGCAACAAAGAAGCTGCAAGATGGGTCGACGAGATGGCTGCTTTATGCAAGCCGGATAAAGTCGTCTGGATCGATGGATCGGAGCAGGAGAAGCAGCGACTGACGCAGGAGGCGCTTGAAACAGGCGAACTCTATAAGCTCAACGAAAAGGAGTTGCCCGGGTGCGTGCTGCACCGCACCGCCGAGAATGATGTCGCCCGCACAGAGCACCTTACATTTATTTGCTCCCGCAAAGAAGAAGACGCAGGCCCGACCAACAACTGGATGGACCCGCAGGAGGCTTATTCCAAGGTCGGGGAGATGTTCGACGGCTCAATGAAGGGCCGCACGATGTATGTCATCCCGTTTATTATGGGCACTGCCGGTTCACCGTTCCGCAAAATCGGGATCGAGCTGACCGACAGCATCTACGTGGTCCTCAACATGCGCATCATGACCCGCATGGGTCAGGTCGCAATCGATGACCTTGGTGAAAATGAAGAGTTTACAAAATGCCTGCACTCAAAAGGCGAGCTTGATATAAACAGACGCTATATACTGCACTTCCCGGAAGATAACACCATCTGGAGCTACGGCTCGGGATATGGCGGCAACGTCCTGCTGGGCAAAAAGTGCCTGTCATTGAGGATCGCCAGCTATATGGGGCTGCATGAGGGCTGGATGGCCGAGCATATGCTCATCGTCGGGATTCAAAGCCCGGACGGTGAGATCAACTATATCGCGGCGGCGTTTCCGAGCGCTTGCGGCAAGACAAACCTGGCAATGCTCATCCCGCCGGAGAGCATGCCCGGCTACAGAGTTTGGACGGTCGGCGACGACATCGCCTGGATCAGGATCGGCCCTGACGGACGGCTGTGGGCGGTAAACCCCGAGGCCGGTTTCTTTGGAGTGGCTCCCGGCACGAGCATGAAGACAAATCCGAACGCCATGCTTACGGCAAAGAAAAATTCCGTTTTTACGAACGTCCTGCTCACACCGGAAGACACTGTCTGGTGGGAGGGAATGGACGATACCCCGCCTGAAGAGGGGATCGACTGGCGAGGCCAGCCATGGACCCCGGCAAGTGACGGCAAAGGCGCTCACCCGAATGCCCGGTTTACGGCTCCGGCATCACAGTGCCCTGTGATCTCGCCGGAGTGGGAGAACCCGCAGGGAGTGCCGCTGTCGGCAATTCTCTTTGGCGGCAGACGCGCCAAGCTGGCCCCATTGGTATATGAATCGTTCAACTGGCAGCACGGCACGTTTGTCGGCGCGACCATGGCCAGTGAGACCACAGCAGCCGCGACCGGCGCAGTCGGGGTAGTTCGTCGCGACCCGATGGCTATGCTGCCGTTCTGCGGATATAACATGGGCAAATATTTTAAGCATTGGCTTGATATGGGCCAAAAGATTTCGCGCCCGCCCAAAATATTCCATGTCAACTGGTATAAGAAAGATGAAGACGGAGAATTTCTCTGGCCCGGCTTTGGCGAGAATCTGCGGGCAATCGAGTGGATTATCAAACGCTGCAAAGGTGAGGCTGATGCAAAGGAAACACCTATTGGGTACGTTCCGACTGTGGATGCGCTGAATCTCGATGGTCTGGATATTTCCCGCGAGGTCATGGACAAACTGCTCGAGGTAGATTGTGACGCATGGCTTGGAGAGCTCGGCGGAATGCAGAAGTTCTTCGATCAGTTCGGTTATGATCTGCCGGAAGAGTTCATGGATGAGCAGCAGGAACTCAGCAAAAGATTGGGACGCTGTGAAGCTAAGATAACTGCTTAGCGTCCTAATTCGGCAGCGGTTTTAGCATAGCCGCCGCAAGCCTTTAGGGTCAGGATTTGAGAATGACATCGTGAAAATTGGGTGGGCAATATTGCTCACCCAATTTTTGTATTTAAGCGTTTCATACGCCACAGACATTGGTAGGATACAACTGTAGACATGTCATGAAAGGCCCATTCAATGGACGCTGAAGTAATAAAAGACACACAGGTAATCGTTCGTGTGAGCGGAGATGTTGAGCTGCCGAATGTCGACAAGCTGAGAAAAGCAATCGAGAGCGCCGCTATGGCATCTTCCAAAGGCTTCGTGATCGACATGAGCGACGTCCATTATATAGACAGCGCGGGTATTTCTGCGCTGGTCTTTGCGTATCGACGTGTGTGCCCGTCCGGCGGCAGACTGGCGCTTGTTATTGCCGACAAAAATGTCCGCAGAATCGTAACCCTCACCCATCTTCATACTCTGCCGGGCATATCTTTGCACGAGGATGTTAATGAGGCTAAGATTGCTCTCAAAGCTGAGCTAGCCGGTCGCTAGGCGCCTAATTTACTCTACTCTATCTTTACATTTCGAACCCGCAAATGTAAAGTTGTCGGTGCAACTTTACATTTGGCAGCGTATAACGTAAAATATCTCCAATATGATTACATAGGTGGAGATAAAAATGAGCAGAGGCAACTTTGTAGCTGGCACATTCATCCAACAATACAAATATCGAAGCTTCAAACCCTCGTTAATAAACAGGCCTTTTGACTGGGAAGACAAAAGGATCGATATGCTTCTGGAAGAGTCAAACAGGTACCTCGGTGAGTTGAATGCATATTCTACCTTAATACCTGATGTTGATTTCTTCATACACATGCACATTCTAAAAGAAGCCACTAAGTCCAGCAAAATAGAAGGCACTCAGACTGCTATTGAAGAGGCGGTTGTTTCTGCTGAAGAGGTTTTACCAGAACGCAGGGATGATTGGAAAGAGATTCAAAACTATACCAGCGCGATGAACTATGCAATAGACAGGCTAAAGTATCTGCCTTTATCTGTTAGGTTACTTCAAGAAACTCATGCTGTCTTGCTCGACAGCGTCAGAGGGGAACACAAGAATCCAGGCGAACTTAGAAGAAGCCAGAACTGGATAGGTGGTTCAAGTCCTTCTGATGCATTCTTTGTTCCGCCACATCATGATGATTTGCCAACTTTGCTTGCTGACCTTGAAGAGTTCTGGCACAATGACCAATTCAACGTCCCGGAGCTTATTAAGATTGCCCTCAGCCATTACCAGT
Proteins encoded in this window:
- a CDS encoding STAS domain-containing protein; this translates as MDAEVIKDTQVIVRVSGDVELPNVDKLRKAIESAAMASSKGFVIDMSDVHYIDSAGISALVFAYRRVCPSGGRLALVIADKNVRRIVTLTHLHTLPGISLHEDVNEAKIALKAELAGR
- a CDS encoding Fic family protein → MSRGNFVAGTFIQQYKYRSFKPSLINRPFDWEDKRIDMLLEESNRYLGELNAYSTLIPDVDFFIHMHILKEATKSSKIEGTQTAIEEAVVSAEEVLPERRDDWKEIQNYTSAMNYAIDRLKYLPLSVRLLQETHAVLLDSVRGEHKNPGELRRSQNWIGGSSPSDAFFVPPHHDDLPTLLADLEEFWHNDQFNVPELIKIALSHYQFETIHPFLDGNGRIGRLLITLHLLSKGILDKPTLYLSDFFEKHKASYYDALTMVRQTNDIQQWVRFFLVGVKSVAQNSKDTLKQIVALRVVTERKLLDTGKRLQKCQEMLKFLYSNPIVTSKDIQRHMNITHPTANELLKAFIKRGVLTETEKPFRSRAFCFVQYLDLFKS
- a CDS encoding phosphoenolpyruvate carboxykinase (GTP), producing MIRNKEAARWVDEMAALCKPDKVVWIDGSEQEKQRLTQEALETGELYKLNEKELPGCVLHRTAENDVARTEHLTFICSRKEEDAGPTNNWMDPQEAYSKVGEMFDGSMKGRTMYVIPFIMGTAGSPFRKIGIELTDSIYVVLNMRIMTRMGQVAIDDLGENEEFTKCLHSKGELDINRRYILHFPEDNTIWSYGSGYGGNVLLGKKCLSLRIASYMGLHEGWMAEHMLIVGIQSPDGEINYIAAAFPSACGKTNLAMLIPPESMPGYRVWTVGDDIAWIRIGPDGRLWAVNPEAGFFGVAPGTSMKTNPNAMLTAKKNSVFTNVLLTPEDTVWWEGMDDTPPEEGIDWRGQPWTPASDGKGAHPNARFTAPASQCPVISPEWENPQGVPLSAILFGGRRAKLAPLVYESFNWQHGTFVGATMASETTAAATGAVGVVRRDPMAMLPFCGYNMGKYFKHWLDMGQKISRPPKIFHVNWYKKDEDGEFLWPGFGENLRAIEWIIKRCKGEADAKETPIGYVPTVDALNLDGLDISREVMDKLLEVDCDAWLGELGGMQKFFDQFGYDLPEEFMDEQQELSKRLGRCEAKITA